A stretch of DNA from Nitrospira sp. KM1:
TCCTTCAGGCGTAGAAATCTGCTCAACCATCCGTCGGACAGCCGGACTGCTGTCGATAATAAAAATCGTCAAAGGCACTCCAAACCTCCAATTTTATTGGACTCCGTCGAAGCTAGCAGTGGAGGTATTCTTTGTCAAGAAATGGGAAGATAGATGCGCTGTGACACCGTAATATCTTCATCGACATCATCGGTACGACTTTCGCGCAGGAGCCTATCAGCATGAATGAATCGATCCGGGTGGTTTTTTTCGATGCCGCCGATACGTTGTTCCATGTAAACGGATCGGTGGCGGAAATATATTTGGCACATGCGGTCCAATTCGGGTTTCAGCAGTCACCGGGTTCTCTGGATGCCATTACACAGGCCTTCGGCAGGGCCTTTCGTGATGCCCCGCCGGCTCTATTTGCAGAAACAGACCCGGTAAAACTCAAAGACAGCGAGAGGTTGTGGTGGTTCGATATCGTCCACAATGTATTTTATCGGGTCGGGATGTTCGAGCGATTCGACGACTTCTTTGGCGAAGTCTTCAAGGCGTTCGAAAGTCCGGAATCGTGGAGGTTGTTTCCTGACACCGTGCCGTCACTACAGGATCTTCGCAACCGGAAAATCGAACTTGGCATCATTTCGAATTTCGACTCGCGCCTGTTCTCGGTCATGCGGGGTCTCGGGATAGCAGATCTATTCGATACGATTACGATCTCGAGCCTGGCGAAAGCGGCAAAACCGGCTCAGAAGATTTTTCACTTGGCGTTGGAAAAACACGCCGTGGATCCGGAAGAAGCGATTCATATCGGGGACAGTATACGGGACGATGTTCAAGGGGCGACCCAGGCGGGTCTCCATGCGATTCTTTTGGATCGTCAGGGCCGAAAGACGGATCCGCAGGTCAGATCCATCCGGAGTTTGAAGGAGATTCCGGAGATTCTTGAACGTTAGAGTAACAGCGGAACCACATCCCGAGCCCTTCCTTGAACCGCCACATCAACGATGTGTGAATTCCCGGTCGGTTCAATGTTAATTTCAGCCACGAACGCGCCTTGCTCTTTAGCCAGAGAGGCGAAACCAGCAGCCGGATAGACGACTCCGGAGGTGCCTACCACGAGTAGGACGTCGCACGATTGCACCGCTTTCAGACTCTGTTGAATGTCTGCGGCAGCCAGAGCCTCGCCGAACCACACGATATGCGGCCGCAACAGCCCGCGGCAATGACGACAGATCGGAAGCAGGGCAATCGGTACATCGTGATTGGGTTCGACGGAGCCACATGCCGTACACCGTACCATCCAAATATTGCCGTGAATCTCCGTCAGCCATTGAGATCCCGCATTACGATGCAGGCCGTCCACATTCTGAGTAATGAGGTGGAAAGATGGTCCACGCCGTTCGAGATCGGCCAGGGCCACATGAGCTGCATTCGGTCGTTTTGTGCTGATCAGTCCTCGCCGCCAATCATACCATTCCCATACGAGGCGGGGATCCCGAGCAAATGCTTCGGGCGTTGCGAGGTCTTCGGCCCGAAAGCTCCTCCACAACCCGTCTGTACCGCGAAACGTCGGGACACCGCTATCGGCGGAGATGCCAGCTCCCGTCAATACGACAAGAGACCGGGCTCCGCTGATGCGTTCTTTCAACTGTGCCAGCGGATCCATGAGCGGGGTCAGTAGTGTGTCATGGGGCGGTTCTTGGTCCTGACTCGCATGCTATAGTACCGCTGATTGTGAGGCAATTGGAAAGGAACGGTATGAAACAGATTCTCATGGTCGGGGCCGGATCCGTCGGAGGGTTTTTCGGCGCCCATCTGGCCAAACACCTTCCGCATGTTTCGTTTCTTCTTCGCCCCCGGACGCTGGATGCGGTCAGGCGCAACGGCCTGACGATTCGTAGCGCCGGCAACACGTTTACGGTTCATCCGGACGCGTCTTCAGATGCCCGTTCCTTGCCGCGCCCAGATCTGATCGTGCTCGGGGTGAAGGCCTATGATCTCGACGAAGTATTGGACCAGATTGAACCGGTCATGTCCGACCGCACAGTCATTCTCACACTGCAAAATGGCATCGATACGGAAGACCGTATTCTCGAACGCTTCAAGCGGGACTGTGTGATAGGGGGAGTCGCATTCATCTATTCGAAAATTGCCGAGCCAGGCATCATCGACCATTATAAGAAGGGGGCTGTCGCCATCGGGGAGCTCTTAGGTCATGAGAGTCAACGGCTGTTGAAGATCCGAGAGCTGTTTGCGGCTGCCGGCATTCCCTGTCAGATCTCCCCGGATATCCGGCGCGCCAAATGGGAAAAAATGTGCTGGAACTGCGTCTTCAATCCTCTGACCGTCCTGATCGATGACAAGGTCGCAAAGGCGTTGGACCATCCGGAGATGTCCAACGTGATTCGGCAGATCGTTGGCGAAGTCGCCTCAGTCGCTGCCGCTCGTAAAGTTCCACTGCCCGCCGATATGCCCGAACGAGTGATTAAATGGACGAGGGAAATCCGGGACATTCACACATCCATGTATGACGATTGGAAGGCCGGTCGACAGACGGAAATTCGGATGCTGAACGGATATATTGTTGAGCAGGGACGGGCATTCGGCATCCCGACCCCCGTCAACGAAGCCCTGACGGCGATGATCAAAACCATCACCGAAAAAGAACGGGCCGGAGCCGGCATGATCCGCATTGATGGGCTGGTGGTGACACCTGTTTCCTTCGACAGAACGGCGATCGACCAGCTTCACAGGGAGCACCATGTTGAAGATGTCGGTGCGTTGATGCCCGGAATGCAGGGCCGCGCCATCAAGGTCCAGGCGCTGTTGGACATTCCAGCCTTGCAAGTCCAAGCGGATCATGTGACTTTTCACTCGCTCGACGGAAAGTATGCCGCCACCCTGACGATCCAACAGGCAAAAACATTCGGCCTCCTACTGTATGAGCGCGACGGCATGCCGCTCACAGAACACTCCGGTGGTCCGTTCCGTCTCATTACCCCGGGACTGGGCGATCTTTGCGCCAATGTCAAACACGTGGGGCGCATAGAAATCGTGCGCGGGACGGGAAAAGATACCCGACCAGCCGACAGACCTCCCGAATGCACGCCGGCAGAGCGGTCATCCTCATATTAGCGAATGACCTGAATATTCCTCCATCGTTCTGATCGATAGCGCCACACCATCAACCCCATCCTGAGGGTCCAATCCGCGATCATGGCGAGCCAGACGTATGCGATGCCCAAGTGCAGCCATACGCCAACCGCGACCGCAATAGGAAGCCTCACTGCCCACATGCCGATGGTCGTGGCCACCATAATGAAGTGGGTATCACCTGCGCCGCGCAACGAACCTGCCAACACCATCGTCAATGCAAGGGGCACCTGGATGAGCGCCACAATCTTCAGGAATGTTGTCCCCAGCTCGATGACATCCTCATCGTGCGTGAACGCCCTGAGCAGGCCGTATGGAAAAAAGAAAAAGATGAGCCCCATCGCTGCCATCACCAGGGCAGCCATGCGGTTCGCCTCAAGATTTTCAATCTTCGCTCTCGTAAATTTTCCGGCGCCGATGCTTTGGCCGACCATGGTCGCGGCAGCAATGGCAAATCCATATCCAGGCAGGAACGACAACGATTCAATCGAGAGCCCAACTTGATGGGCTGCATAGGAGACGGTGCCATAGAGGAGCACGATTTTCGTATAGAGGAGGATCCCGGCCTGCTGTACGATTCGCTCACCGGAGACCGGAGCTCCTACCTGCCACAACGTCCTGATCCATTCGACGTGGAGATTCTGACTCTTCCGAAAGATGGGCATGGCTCGAACCAAGAGAAAGAGCATGCCGGCCGCTTCGGCTATACCCACCGCGGCGGCGGCACCGCTCACGCCGAATGCGGGCACACCCCACTTGCCGTAAATCAAGGGGTACGCAATTCCGACATGGAGCACATTGACCACGATCATGGCGTACATCGGTGTCCGTGTGTCTCCCGTCCCCTGTAAGATGGAGGCCAGCACCTGGAGCAAGACGGTAAAGGGAATAACCAGAAAGATCAGGGTGGAATAGGGAAGTGCGACGTCGATCACACGGGCATCGGCTCCCAGCATTGTCATGGCCGCTTCGTTGCATGAGATACCCACGACGCTCAATACCAGTGACACTCCGGCAGAGAGGCCGAGAAAAAGACGAGCCGCTTGCCCCGCATCCTCCCGTCGTCGCGCTCCCCACAATTGAGCCACGATGACGTTCGTTCCGACCGAGAGGCCTGAGACCAGCGTCGTGGCAATGAACGCCAGCAGCTGGCCCAGTCCGACGGCGGCAATGGGCACGGCGCCGAGGCCGCCAACAAGGAACACGGCCACGATGCCTTCCGTTCGTTGGAGCAAACTGCTGACGGTCACCGGCAGGGCCAGTGTCATGACGGATTTTCTGATTTGCAACAGGCCGTTGGCCATCCGCGCATCCTAGCAGAACACTGTGTCAAGGCATGTAGACAAAATCTGTACGCTTCGATAGGGTCTGTTTCCCATGACCGAGTCTATTGAAGGCCCTGGCACGAGCCCATCCCCAGAGCCTCGCCTATCCAAATCGAAGTACTTGAGCGGTTTGCAGTGTCACAAACGCCTCTATCTGGAAGTGCATCATCCTCAATATGCCTCGCCTCACGATATTTCGACGCAGGCTATGCTGGACATGGGCACCGAGATTGGTGAACTTGCCCGACGGTGTTTCCCGGGAGGCATCCTGGTCAAAGCGGGGTTTCGCCAACGGGAGGAAGCGCTGGCTGAGACGGCGGCGCTGATACAGAATCCCTCCGTTCCCACCATCTTTGAAGGCGCGTTTGAATACGGCGGAGTACTGGTCAGAGTCGATATTCTTCAAAGAATTTCGTCAGGGGGGCCGTTCACTCCTCCAACATGGCGTGTGATAGAGGTCAAATCATCGACCAAGGTCAAGGAAACCCACCTCAACGATCTCGCGATCCAGAATTATGTCGTCGCTCAGACGGGAATTTCACTGGCAGCCGGTTGCCTCATGCATATCGACACGCGATATCGTTTTGAAGGCGGCGACGTGGATATCTCACGGCTATTTACGATCGTCGATGTCACTGAGGCGCTTGCGGGTAGGTTGGACGGCATCAGTGAACATCTGAGAACAATGAAAGCCATGTTGCGAGAGAGGCGGGAACCAGAGATCAATCCAGGGCATCATTGCCAAAGTCCATATGAGTGCCCCTTTTGGGATTACTGTACGAAAGACAAGTCCCCACGCTGGATCTACAACCTTCCCGGTTCCCGGCAGACCGTAACGCGTTTAGCAGAACAGGGGGTTGTCCTGATTGATGACATTCCCACAATGGCCCCGTTGTCGCCGTCTCAACGCCGAGTGAAGGACAACGTCGAATATATCTCTCCCGGATTGGAGGCTGCGCTTCGATCCATCCGACATCCCGTGCACCACGTCGATTTCGAAACCGTCATGCTGGCGGTTCCTCGATATCCTTCGACCAAGCCCTATCAGTCGATCCCCGTACAATGGTCGAATCATATTGTGTCGGAATCCGGAGAGACGATGCATCACGAATACCTTCATGCTGAATCGACGGAACCGCGCGAACGCTGGGCCGAGGCGCTCATTGAATCCCTGGGCTCGGAAGGAAGCGTGTGCGTGTATTCTGCGTACGAGGAGGCTATGTTGAGACAACTCGGAGAGGCCTTTCCTCGGTTCCGTTCGGCGATCAACAGTATTATTCGGCGCCTCTGGGATCTCCATCCGGTCATACGGGATCATTATTATCATCCCGGATTTGCCGGATCGTATTCCATTAAATCCGTGTTGCCGGCGGTCGTGCCGTCTCTCGGATATGACGACTTGGAAATCAGAGAAGGAGGGCAGGCGGCATGCGAGTATTATCGTATGGTATTCGTCGAAACTGATTGGGTTGAACGACTGCGAATCCGTGAGGCATTGTTGCAGTATTGCGCGCGCGACACATTTGCAATGGTCGAATTGAGGCGAGCGCTCTTGGAAAAAGCACGCCAGGTTTCTGAAATGTGATGCGGACCCGACCGGAGAATTTCCGATCGGTTACCGCATGGATCGAGTGCGGCAGCAGGATCATCGCAGTGAGGTGATGTGTGCGTAGAGGTTTTTGTATCTGCATCGCGTGCATGGCGAGCGTCGGGATCTTTTCTTTTCCGGCTGTGGAGGGGGCAGTGCCTGAATCCAAACTACACGTTGCAGCGGCACAAGATGAGGTGCCTGCAATTCGAGACCTCCTATCGAAAGGAGCGGCCATCGATGCAAAGGATGACGGCGGACGGACTCCTCTATTGGTCGCCACTCATGCGAATAAGATCCACGCGGCAAGGGCGTTGATCGAGGCGGGTGCCGACGTCAATGCCAAGGACCGGATCAACGACAGCCCGTACCTCTACGCGGGAGCACATGGGTATCTCGACATTCTCAAGATGACCTTGGTGCATGGCGCCGACCTGAGAAGTACCAACCGGTATGGCGGAACGGCTCTCATCCCCGCCGCCGAACGCGGGCATGTTGAAACCGTTCGTGTGCTTATCGAAGCAGGGGTTCACGTCGATCACATCAACAACCTCGGTTGGACGGCATTGCTTGAAGCCATCATCCTCGGAAACGGCACGGACCGGCACCGGCACATTGTAGACCTGCTGGTCAAGGCCAACGCAGACGTCAATTTGGGCGATCGCGAAGGGGTCACACCGCTCCAGCATGCGCGCGCCCGCGGCTATAAAGAGATCGAAAAGATTCTCATGATGGCGGGAGCACGATAACAGGACATCAGTCTGCGATGGAATCGTCTTTTGAGTGGAAAATGAACGGGGCCCTTTCCCTTACGATTTTGGTCTTCCGCATAAGGCGAGGACATACAAACAGTTCTGATCTGAGAACAAAACAATTTGAGAAATGGCGGGCCGAGAACAATGAAACGGAGAACCACGTCTACGCCATAGCCCTCTGTGCCTCTCCGAAATAAATCTATAAAGCGAACGGCAGCACATTGGTGGTTAGCGGACCTCTGGTTATTCGTCACAGTGATCACAAAGCGGCGCGTAGTTTGTGCCCGACCTCTTCTTACGCATAACGGCGACTCAAGGTATTCTGAAGAACCAGGGATGGAGATTTTATAGCATGGCGACGCTCGTCTTCGGAATGAATCAGTCACTGGACGGCTATGTCGACCACAAGGAATTTGAGCCGGATCCCGCGCTCTTTCGTCACTGGATAGAGCACGTGCGCGGCGTGACGGGCAGTGTGTACGGCCGCCGCATGTACGAGGTCATGCGCTATTGGGACGAAGACCATTCTGAGTGGACCCCGGAGCTCCGCGAATTCGCCACGGCATGGCGGAGCCAGCCGAAGTGGGTCGTGTCGAGCACGTTGGAGTCGGTTGGCCCCAACGCCACGCTTGTCGAGGGTGACCTGGAGACGGTGATAGGTGACCTGAAGGCTCGGCTCGCTGGGGAGATCGCCGTTTCCGGACCAGACCTGGCGCGAAGCCTGACCGACCTCGGTCTTATCGATGAGTATCGACTCTACTTCCATCCCGTCGTGCTTGGTCACGGCAAGCCATTCTTCGCCGGCCACCGGCCGCCGCTCCGCCTTGTGGCCAGTGATGTGATCGGCGAGGACGTGATCAGGTTGACATACGTTCCTGCCTAATCATGCAACTTGCCCGACGGATCGCACCGACGCGGCAGGTCCGCCTTTGCGGTCGAAAGCACCCAGTATTGCGCTGCGCCAGTCCATCGCGCTGGGCCAAGATAGATCGAGCTACAGCGTAGAATCGGCGGTTCGCTACGCCGCTTGTTGGCGATGCGGTGATCGGCGGCGATATCGCACCATGGAGGACAATCGGCGGCTTATGGCGGAGAGGGTGGGATTCGAACCCACGGTCGAGTTACCCCGACAGCAGTTTTCGAGACTGCCCGATTCGGCCGCTCTCGCACCTCTCCGTGATCTGATCGCACGGCTGGATTTAGGGGAAGCGTTGGTCACACAGCGGTAAACCAAACCGGCCGAAGCTTACCTGGCAACGACAGATATTTCAATCGATATTCTCTTGATCCGGTCCATGGTCCTTCACGCTTCGCCCGCCTGTTGGGAAGAGCGTGCATGAACGAGTGGAAGAAAAGTGAATCTCCTTTGGCTCTGCAATGAGCTGTACTATCTTTAATGATTATCAGGACTTCTCTATCGCCCACCCTCCGATGACCGATAGGTGTGGCGCGCTTTCCTGGGTGGCGTTCAACCGACATTTCCGCTCGCGCGCGGGGCGGCAGAAGGGCTACGACCGTCGACATGCCTCACTTGCCAGGATCTTTCGAAAGGCTCGGAGATCTCTTTCTCTGGCGATGTCGGCAGCATCCGCACGGTCTGGCCTACGTTGTCCTGCGCGACAACCTTGAGCCCTCCAATCAACTGACCTTTCAAGACCTCGAAAAGACAACGTGTACGCTGAGCGGTGCCCTCGCAAACCGTTATCAAGCAGGCACGCGTATCCTCCTGGTCTTTTCATCAGGACTCGAAGTCGTCTCCGCTTTCTGGGCTTGCCTGCTGGCTGGTCTCGTGCCGGTCCCAGCACCGGCCCTTGACCCGCTCCGGTTGAAAACCGGGCTGCCGCGACTTCGTTCGATTATGGAAGACTCTGCTGCCCAAGTCATTCTGACGGACGAGTTAAACCGAACCATCGAGCGAGAGCAGATCAACGACGAATCCGTCGAGTGGGTCACGGTCCGTCAGCTGCTGGAGGCCGGACGGTGGACGGCCCAGTGTTCAGCACCTTTCTCGTCACTCGCGTACTTGCAATACACTTCCGGCTCAACGTCATCGCCCCGGGGGGTCATGATCAGTCATGAGAATGTTCTCAGCCAGTGTCAGAGCATCATTGCGGTAGCCGGAATCGATTCCGAAAGCCGCTCTCTCTGTTGGCTGCCGTATTTCCACGATTATGGTCTGATCCACGGCATCATCGCCCCATTTTATGCCGGCATTCCCGCGTTGCTGATGTCATCGCTGACCTTTCTTCGTCGTCCGCTTCGATGGCTGGACGCGATCGATCGCCACCACATTACCCACAGCGGAGCGCCAAACTTTGCTTATGAACATTGCGTGAAAGCCTTGCAGAAACAGCCTGGGTGGAAGGCAGATCTCCGACGATGGGTCGTGGCAAGCTGCGGGGCGGAGCCCATCCAAGCCGAAACCGTCGAGCGATTCACCACAGCCTTTGCTCCTTCATATTTTAGTCCTTTTGCGTTCAGACCATCGTACGGTTTGGCAGAGACGACCTTGATGGTTTCCACGACCGCGCTTCACCAAAGACCGGTCATGCTGTCCGTCTCGGGAGAAGCGCTCGAGGCGAACGACGTGCATGTCTTGCCCGGTCAAGACATGAAGACGCGCACGCTCGTAGGCTGTGGCCGCCCAATCCCAGGCATGGAAGTCCGTATTGTGAATCCTGTCACCCGGCGGTTGAGCCAGCCAAGCGAAGTTGGAGAAATCTGGGTTTCGGGAACGAGCGTTGGCCAGGGTTATTGGGAACGTCCAGAGCTCTCGAGCGAAACGTTTCGAGCCTCTCTCGACGGTCAGGATCGGACGCGGTATCTCCGTACGGGCGATTTGGGCTTTTTGCACGAAGGCCAGATTTTTGTCACGGGCCGTCTAAAGGATCTCATCATTCTCAATGGCAGAAACCTTTATCCCAACGATCTCGAAGCCGCGGTTGGCAGATGCGATCCGAGATTCCGCTCTGGTGGTTGCGCAGCCTTTTCGGTCGAAGCCGACGGCACGGAACGCCTGATCATCGTGCTGGAGATAGACAAGAAAGATGGGATTGCGATCGATGCTGTATCGACCACCGTGCGATTGGCTGTGGCAGAACAATTTGACGTCCCGGTCTGGGAGGTCCTCCTCGTTAGAACGGCAACGATCCCAAGAACGTCCAGCGGGAAGATCCAGCGTCACGCCTGCCGGAAGGCTTACCTTGAACGGGCGTTACCCGTTCTGGCGTCCAGTTCCGCGTCAGCCGCCACGCTGGCACATGTGAATCCCTCTGGACACCGCGTTGAAGATGACCCCCTATCTCAACTCCAAGAGAGGGTCGAACCTATCGAAGTTCGTATTGCACAACTCTTCGCCGATCAGCTGGGGACCGTTGAACCACAGATAGACAAACAGATTCCCATCGTAAACTTCGGGCTGGATTCACTGAATACGAGTCTGATCAAGCACAAGCTTGAGGATGAGTTTGGGATTGATCTCTCATTTTCCGAATTGTTCGGCCCCGGAACGATCCATGACCTGGCCCGGGCCATTGCTCTGCGAACGGATCAGGCGGGATCCAACAAGACCGCTGCGCGGATACCAGATACAGGGACAGGCGACGTTGAGCAGGGTGAGTCGGCTGAAACGCACACATCATTTCCTCTTTCGACGAGCCAGGAGCGCTTGTGGTTCCTAGAACAAATTCACCCCGGGGGGGCATTCAACCATGTGTCATTGACTTGGGAGATGGAAGGATCGTTGGATACCGAGGCCTTCACCGTAGCCGTTGAAACGCTCCTCGCACGCCACGATGCTCTTCGCCTGGCCTTTTCTCCCTCCGGAGACCGCGTGTCTCAATCGGTCAGTGCTCAGGTCTGTAGTCCGGTACGCTACTGTTCGCTCGTGGAGATGGATCCTACGGAGGCGGCGAATGAATACCGTCGCCTCAGTAGACAAGAGGCCACTGTTCCGTTCGACCTTGCGAAGCCTCCCTTGCTGAGAATCCTCATTGTCCACCGGAGCGAGCGCACGCATACATGCATTCTCACCATTCACCGATTGATTGCCGACGGATGGACCCTCCGTTTGTTTTGCCGCGAGCTCGCCGCGTTGTATTCCCCTCGCGGCATCGCAAAACAGGCTGTGACCTGCCAGGCGGGTGCTGCCTCGTACATCAGGTATATCCGTTGGCAGCAAGATCGCATGCATGACGCCAGGCGGCGTATTCACCGCTCCTACTGGCAAGAGGCGCTGAACCGGCTTCCACCTCCCGTCGAGCTTCCGGCCGAGCGCATGCGCCCCCGGGTTCCTCTTTCCCAAGGAGGAGCAAGATCCAAACGACTCCCTCAAGAACTCACGACGACCTTGCGTATGTTCTGCCGGCGCCATGGCATTACGCCCTTCATGATGTGCTATTCCATCTTTGCCGGCTGGGTACATCGGGTTACTGGTATGGCAGACATCGCCATAGGATCGGTCATGGCGAATCGGCCACACCCTCAATGGGAGGACACGTTCGGATATTTTGCCAATACGGTCATCCTGAGAATGGACTTCTCAGGAGTCGAAACGGTCCAAGCCCTGCTCAGTCAATCACGCCGAATGATTATGGAGGCCTACGATCATCAAGAGGTGCCATTTGAGCAGGTCGTCGCAACGTTGAACCAGCGCAGCCAGTCATCGCCTCGCCTCTTCAATCTGATGATCGTCTGGGAAGATGATCCCGTGGCGGAGTTGACGCTCAAGGGCATCACATCCGGACGCGTATCGACGGATGATGTCGCAGTGGAATTTGATCTCATTCTGCTCGTCGTCAACGGTCCACAAAACATTGAGCTTGTGTTCTTGTACGACAAAGCCTTGTTCGACGGCGGGATGGTCGAGCGGATGCTCGGTCAATTGATCGCTTTGCTCGAGGGGGTCATTGCAGATCCTGAGCGGCAACTGTCTGCCATACCTCTGATGGACACGAGTGAGCGGACCCTTCTGTTAACACAATGGGGAACGGGACAATCCCTGCAGTCCCTCACCCAACACATCACCCATATTCTGGACAGAGAGGTCGAACACATTCCGAACCATATGGCGGTGATTTGCGGCGACTTCTCGATGTCCTACGGGGATCTATTCAAGAAAGTGAATCAACTTGCGGGACTGATCTGTACGTTCACCAAAGGCCGACAGGTAAGAATCGGCCTCTGTGTCGAACGCTCGA
This window harbors:
- a CDS encoding HAD-IA family hydrolase, with the translated sequence MNESIRVVFFDAADTLFHVNGSVAEIYLAHAVQFGFQQSPGSLDAITQAFGRAFRDAPPALFAETDPVKLKDSERLWWFDIVHNVFYRVGMFERFDDFFGEVFKAFESPESWRLFPDTVPSLQDLRNRKIELGIISNFDSRLFSVMRGLGIADLFDTITISSLAKAAKPAQKIFHLALEKHAVDPEEAIHIGDSIRDDVQGATQAGLHAILLDRQGRKTDPQVRSIRSLKEIPEILER
- a CDS encoding NAD-dependent deacylase; amino-acid sequence: MDPLAQLKERISGARSLVVLTGAGISADSGVPTFRGTDGLWRSFRAEDLATPEAFARDPRLVWEWYDWRRGLISTKRPNAAHVALADLERRGPSFHLITQNVDGLHRNAGSQWLTEIHGNIWMVRCTACGSVEPNHDVPIALLPICRHCRGLLRPHIVWFGEALAAADIQQSLKAVQSCDVLLVVGTSGVVYPAAGFASLAKEQGAFVAEINIEPTGNSHIVDVAVQGRARDVVPLLL
- a CDS encoding 2-dehydropantoate 2-reductase codes for the protein MKQILMVGAGSVGGFFGAHLAKHLPHVSFLLRPRTLDAVRRNGLTIRSAGNTFTVHPDASSDARSLPRPDLIVLGVKAYDLDEVLDQIEPVMSDRTVILTLQNGIDTEDRILERFKRDCVIGGVAFIYSKIAEPGIIDHYKKGAVAIGELLGHESQRLLKIRELFAAAGIPCQISPDIRRAKWEKMCWNCVFNPLTVLIDDKVAKALDHPEMSNVIRQIVGEVASVAAARKVPLPADMPERVIKWTREIRDIHTSMYDDWKAGRQTEIRMLNGYIVEQGRAFGIPTPVNEALTAMIKTITEKERAGAGMIRIDGLVVTPVSFDRTAIDQLHREHHVEDVGALMPGMQGRAIKVQALLDIPALQVQADHVTFHSLDGKYAATLTIQQAKTFGLLLYERDGMPLTEHSGGPFRLITPGLGDLCANVKHVGRIEIVRGTGKDTRPADRPPECTPAERSSSY
- a CDS encoding MATE family efflux transporter, whose translation is MANGLLQIRKSVMTLALPVTVSSLLQRTEGIVAVFLVGGLGAVPIAAVGLGQLLAFIATTLVSGLSVGTNVIVAQLWGARRREDAGQAARLFLGLSAGVSLVLSVVGISCNEAAMTMLGADARVIDVALPYSTLIFLVIPFTVLLQVLASILQGTGDTRTPMYAMIVVNVLHVGIAYPLIYGKWGVPAFGVSGAAAAVGIAEAAGMLFLLVRAMPIFRKSQNLHVEWIRTLWQVGAPVSGERIVQQAGILLYTKIVLLYGTVSYAAHQVGLSIESLSFLPGYGFAIAAATMVGQSIGAGKFTRAKIENLEANRMAALVMAAMGLIFFFFPYGLLRAFTHDEDVIELGTTFLKIVALIQVPLALTMVLAGSLRGAGDTHFIMVATTIGMWAVRLPIAVAVGVWLHLGIAYVWLAMIADWTLRMGLMVWRYRSERWRNIQVIR
- a CDS encoding DUF2779 domain-containing protein: MTESIEGPGTSPSPEPRLSKSKYLSGLQCHKRLYLEVHHPQYASPHDISTQAMLDMGTEIGELARRCFPGGILVKAGFRQREEALAETAALIQNPSVPTIFEGAFEYGGVLVRVDILQRISSGGPFTPPTWRVIEVKSSTKVKETHLNDLAIQNYVVAQTGISLAAGCLMHIDTRYRFEGGDVDISRLFTIVDVTEALAGRLDGISEHLRTMKAMLRERREPEINPGHHCQSPYECPFWDYCTKDKSPRWIYNLPGSRQTVTRLAEQGVVLIDDIPTMAPLSPSQRRVKDNVEYISPGLEAALRSIRHPVHHVDFETVMLAVPRYPSTKPYQSIPVQWSNHIVSESGETMHHEYLHAESTEPRERWAEALIESLGSEGSVCVYSAYEEAMLRQLGEAFPRFRSAINSIIRRLWDLHPVIRDHYYHPGFAGSYSIKSVLPAVVPSLGYDDLEIREGGQAACEYYRMVFVETDWVERLRIREALLQYCARDTFAMVELRRALLEKARQVSEM
- a CDS encoding ankyrin repeat domain-containing protein, with amino-acid sequence MASVGIFSFPAVEGAVPESKLHVAAAQDEVPAIRDLLSKGAAIDAKDDGGRTPLLVATHANKIHAARALIEAGADVNAKDRINDSPYLYAGAHGYLDILKMTLVHGADLRSTNRYGGTALIPAAERGHVETVRVLIEAGVHVDHINNLGWTALLEAIILGNGTDRHRHIVDLLVKANADVNLGDREGVTPLQHARARGYKEIEKILMMAGAR
- a CDS encoding dihydrofolate reductase family protein — protein: MATLVFGMNQSLDGYVDHKEFEPDPALFRHWIEHVRGVTGSVYGRRMYEVMRYWDEDHSEWTPELREFATAWRSQPKWVVSSTLESVGPNATLVEGDLETVIGDLKARLAGEIAVSGPDLARSLTDLGLIDEYRLYFHPVVLGHGKPFFAGHRPPLRLVASDVIGEDVIRLTYVPA